From a single Streptomyces sp. NBC_00377 genomic region:
- a CDS encoding MarR family winged helix-turn-helix transcriptional regulator has product MATANDREGRVPGQPSEASEAPTDLHAFAVRLRRMNGEINRLVHGFAGDQGLHATDVQALAAILDADEPMTPKRLREHLGLTSGAVTACVDRLERAGHIRRVRENADRRVVHLYYAADARSVARTYFRPLAEATRAARSRFTEEELSVVLRFLTAMGEELSGITPPGR; this is encoded by the coding sequence GTGGCCACAGCGAACGACCGTGAGGGGCGGGTGCCGGGACAGCCGTCCGAGGCGTCCGAGGCGCCGACCGACCTGCATGCCTTCGCCGTTCGGCTGCGGCGGATGAACGGCGAGATCAACCGGCTGGTGCACGGCTTCGCGGGCGATCAGGGGCTGCACGCGACGGACGTCCAGGCACTCGCGGCGATCCTGGACGCCGACGAGCCGATGACTCCGAAGCGGCTGCGCGAGCATCTGGGGCTCACCTCCGGCGCCGTCACCGCGTGCGTGGACCGGCTCGAGCGTGCGGGACACATCCGCCGGGTCCGCGAGAACGCGGACCGCAGGGTGGTCCACCTGTACTACGCGGCCGACGCCCGGTCGGTGGCCCGCACCTACTTCCGGCCGCTGGCCGAGGCCACCCGGGCCGCACGCTCCCGTTTCACCGAGGAGGAGCTGTCGGTGGTGCTGCGCTTCCTGACCGCGATGGGCGAGGAACTGTCCGGGATCACCCCGCCGGGACGCTGA
- a CDS encoding MMPL family transporter has translation MSTTSRRTTPRRARWRVPVLLVVVWLGVGGTLGPYAGRLGEVATNDQAAFLPRSAESTEVVAAQRAFRQDETLPAIVVWTAGGRSAADGPADGAGVRDRLDAAGRALVSLADDEGVSGEVSPALLSDDGKAIEGVVPLRPDLGDRLAPTLDKIRAAAERVPGTTVRLAGPAASRADLSDAFAGIDGLLLAVALATVLVILLLVYRSVLLPLVIILGAVFALGLACAVVYALADHDVVRVDGQVQGILSILVIGAATDYALLLTARYREELVARTDRFAAMTAALRKSWGAVTASAATVALGLLALLISDLTNNRALGPVGAVGIGCAVLSTLTFLPAVLVLLGRAAYWPARVTSGSTGHGVWQRVAGLVDRAPRRVWAVTLAVLLAGAAFAPTLASKGVPLDEIFVNDAPSVAAQETLARHFPGGSGNPTVVVADADRLTEVLAASRATRGVASAAAVTASGRPGGEPLVAGGRVRVDVTLASAADGDAALRTVARLRTSLHAVPGADALVGGYTAQRYDTLRTAERDRTLIVPVVLAIIFFILTVLLRSLLMPALLVATVALNFLATLGVSGLVFRHVFGFSGTDPSVPLYGFVFLVALGVDYNIFLMSRVREESLRHGVREGVRRGLVTTGGVITSAGVVLAATFAALGVIPLAFLAQIAFIVAFGVLLDTLVVRSLLVPALVRDIGARAWWPGRLSRGRDTADDDPSGRF, from the coding sequence ATGTCCACCACCTCCCGACGCACCACGCCCCGGCGCGCCCGCTGGCGCGTCCCGGTCCTGCTCGTCGTCGTATGGCTTGGCGTCGGCGGCACCCTCGGCCCCTACGCCGGGCGGCTCGGCGAGGTCGCCACCAACGACCAGGCCGCCTTCCTGCCGCGCAGCGCCGAGTCCACCGAGGTCGTCGCCGCGCAACGCGCCTTCCGGCAGGACGAGACGCTCCCGGCGATCGTCGTCTGGACGGCGGGCGGCAGAAGCGCAGCCGACGGCCCCGCAGACGGGGCAGGCGTCAGGGACCGGCTGGACGCCGCCGGCCGCGCGCTCGTCTCCCTCGCCGACGACGAGGGGGTGTCCGGGGAGGTGTCGCCCGCGCTGCTCTCCGACGACGGGAAGGCCATCGAAGGCGTGGTGCCGCTGCGACCCGACCTCGGTGACCGACTCGCCCCCACCCTCGACAAGATCCGCGCCGCCGCCGAACGCGTCCCCGGCACGACGGTCCGGCTGGCCGGGCCTGCCGCGAGCCGGGCGGACCTGTCCGACGCCTTCGCCGGCATCGACGGACTGCTGCTCGCCGTCGCCCTGGCGACCGTCCTCGTCATCCTGCTGCTCGTGTACCGCAGCGTGCTGCTCCCGCTGGTGATCATCCTCGGCGCGGTCTTCGCCCTCGGTCTCGCCTGCGCGGTCGTGTACGCGCTCGCCGACCACGACGTGGTGCGTGTCGACGGGCAGGTCCAGGGCATCCTCTCCATCCTCGTGATCGGCGCGGCCACCGACTACGCCCTGCTGCTCACCGCCCGCTACCGGGAGGAACTCGTCGCGCGCACCGACCGGTTCGCCGCCATGACGGCGGCGCTGCGCAAGTCCTGGGGCGCGGTGACGGCCAGCGCCGCGACCGTCGCCCTGGGGCTGCTCGCCCTGCTGATCAGCGACCTCACCAACAACCGCGCCCTCGGACCGGTCGGCGCCGTCGGTATCGGCTGCGCCGTGCTGAGCACACTGACCTTCCTGCCCGCCGTCCTCGTCCTTCTCGGCAGGGCCGCGTACTGGCCCGCCCGCGTGACGTCGGGGAGCACGGGGCACGGCGTCTGGCAGCGCGTCGCCGGCCTCGTCGACCGGGCGCCGCGCCGCGTCTGGGCCGTGACCCTCGCGGTCCTGCTGGCGGGGGCCGCCTTCGCCCCCACGCTCGCCTCGAAGGGCGTGCCCCTCGACGAGATCTTCGTGAACGACGCCCCCTCCGTCGCCGCGCAGGAGACCCTCGCCCGGCACTTCCCGGGAGGCTCAGGCAATCCCACCGTGGTCGTCGCGGACGCCGACCGGCTGACGGAGGTCCTCGCCGCGTCCCGCGCGACGAGGGGCGTAGCCTCGGCGGCCGCCGTCACCGCGTCCGGTCGTCCCGGCGGCGAGCCCCTGGTGGCCGGTGGGCGGGTGCGGGTCGACGTCACCCTCGCCTCCGCCGCCGACGGCGACGCGGCCCTGCGGACGGTGGCGCGTCTGCGCACCTCCCTGCACGCCGTTCCCGGCGCGGACGCCCTCGTGGGCGGCTACACGGCCCAGCGGTACGACACCCTGCGCACCGCCGAACGCGACCGCACCCTCATCGTCCCCGTCGTCCTCGCCATCATCTTCTTCATCCTCACCGTTCTGCTGCGCTCGCTGCTGATGCCCGCCCTGCTGGTGGCCACGGTGGCGCTGAACTTCCTCGCCACCCTGGGCGTCTCGGGCCTCGTGTTCCGGCACGTGTTCGGCTTCAGCGGCACCGACCCCTCCGTGCCCCTGTACGGCTTCGTGTTCCTGGTGGCGCTGGGCGTCGACTACAACATCTTCCTCATGTCCCGGGTGCGTGAGGAGTCCCTGCGGCACGGCGTGCGTGAGGGGGTCCGGCGGGGTCTGGTCACCACCGGCGGGGTCATCACCTCGGCCGGTGTGGTGCTCGCCGCCACCTTCGCCGCGCTCGGGGTGATCCCGCTGGCCTTCCTCGCCCAGATCGCCTTCATCGTCGCTTTCGGCGTCCTGCTCGACACCCTCGTCGTGCGCTCGCTGCTCGTGCCCGCACTGGTGCGCGACATCGGCGCCCGCGCCTGGTGGCCGGGACGGCTCAGCCGCGGCCGTGACACGGCGGATGACGACCCGTCGGGACGTTTCTGA
- a CDS encoding putative leader peptide has product MRLDLTRRRHVDLARVSSASCCAAA; this is encoded by the coding sequence ATGCGACTGGACCTCACGCGGCGACGCCATGTCGACCTCGCGCGCGTCTCCAGTGCCTCCTGTTGCGCCGCGGCCTGA
- the ssuE gene encoding NADPH-dependent FMN reductase, whose product MATVLSVSGSPSVSSRTGRLLRHLDQRLAAQGHEVIPLDVRTIPAEALLGADFRHPAIVEATELVARADGVVVGTPVYKASYSGVLKALLDLLPQYALTGKTVLPLATGGSTAHVLAIDYALRPVLNSMGAAHVVQGWFTLDKDITAHEDGSITIAPAATEALTQVVDQFSAALGRTPYLAAAS is encoded by the coding sequence ATGGCCACCGTCCTGTCCGTCTCCGGCAGTCCTTCCGTCTCCTCCCGCACCGGCCGTCTGCTGCGCCACCTCGACCAGCGGCTCGCCGCCCAGGGGCACGAGGTGATCCCGCTCGACGTCCGTACGATCCCCGCCGAGGCGCTGCTCGGCGCGGACTTCCGTCACCCGGCCATCGTCGAGGCGACCGAGCTGGTGGCGCGCGCCGACGGCGTCGTCGTGGGCACCCCGGTCTACAAGGCGTCATACTCCGGTGTCCTCAAGGCGCTCCTCGACCTGCTCCCGCAGTACGCGCTGACCGGCAAGACGGTCCTGCCCCTGGCCACGGGCGGCTCCACCGCTCACGTCCTGGCCATCGACTACGCGCTGCGTCCCGTGCTCAACTCCATGGGCGCGGCCCATGTCGTGCAGGGCTGGTTCACCCTCGACAAGGACATCACCGCCCACGAGGACGGATCCATCACCATCGCCCCGGCCGCCACCGAGGCGCTCACCCAGGTCGTCGACCAGTTCTCGGCCGCGCTCGGGCGGACGCCGTACCTGGCCGCGGCGAGCTGA
- a CDS encoding peptidoglycan-binding protein — MNTTPEFYVVREGDSLSKIAVKFHVTLAQITKWNPQIKNPNVIHVGQRVRVTEPATVPAADDEPFPGKDFFQSSVSSPIIEVMGWRLVEEGCSAYPDEPDLQWSEDDRRSYAKWQRKLGFTGGDADGTPGRQSWERLHVPALHMSE, encoded by the coding sequence ATGAATACGACACCGGAATTCTATGTGGTGAGGGAGGGCGACTCGCTCTCCAAAATCGCGGTCAAGTTCCATGTGACACTGGCCCAGATCACGAAGTGGAACCCTCAGATCAAGAATCCGAACGTGATCCACGTGGGCCAGCGGGTCCGCGTGACGGAGCCGGCCACCGTGCCGGCCGCCGACGACGAGCCCTTCCCCGGCAAGGACTTCTTCCAGTCGTCCGTGAGCAGCCCGATCATCGAGGTCATGGGCTGGCGCCTCGTCGAGGAGGGCTGCTCGGCCTATCCCGACGAGCCGGATCTCCAGTGGAGCGAGGACGATCGCAGGTCCTACGCCAAGTGGCAGCGCAAGCTCGGCTTCACGGGCGGCGACGCGGACGGCACCCCGGGGCGGCAGTCCTGGGAGCGGCTCCACGTACCCGCCCTCCACATGAGCGAATAG
- a CDS encoding acyl-CoA dehydrogenase family protein, giving the protein MTAAHPLVARARRLADDLLAPHAERVDQGEVPAGHLAEIRRSGLLGLNAPKEWGGAAAPAAVTRETAEILAGACCSTWFVQTQHHTPVGTLARSEGPARERLLGRLASGELLSGVAYAHLRAHPRLPVRVSRERGGRRFDGTVPWYTGWGLNDVMLLAGVTDSDEALFAFAEAREQPGLRASAPMRLAALTATRTVSLELDGLWLPEEAVVLRIPYAQWAATDRAKTVDANPAVFGITETALTLLDENTAAPLRARLTAVRARAYALADRAGPQEHLSERLALRTRAHGVMQAATTAAVVTGGGRSMLLTGRAQRLAREALFLMVQAQTRESRAAHLGALAG; this is encoded by the coding sequence ATGACCGCCGCGCACCCCCTCGTCGCCCGCGCCCGCCGCCTCGCGGACGACCTCCTCGCCCCGCACGCCGAACGCGTCGACCAGGGGGAGGTCCCCGCGGGCCACCTCGCGGAGATCAGGCGCTCGGGTCTGCTCGGGCTGAACGCGCCGAAGGAGTGGGGCGGGGCCGCGGCGCCCGCCGCGGTGACGCGCGAGACGGCGGAGATCCTGGCCGGGGCGTGCTGCTCGACCTGGTTCGTGCAGACACAGCACCACACACCGGTGGGCACGCTGGCCAGGAGCGAGGGCCCGGCGCGCGAACGCCTGCTGGGCCGGCTGGCCTCGGGCGAGCTGCTCTCCGGGGTGGCGTACGCGCATCTGCGGGCTCACCCGCGTCTCCCCGTCCGGGTCTCCCGGGAGCGGGGCGGCCGGCGCTTCGACGGCACGGTCCCCTGGTACACGGGGTGGGGCCTGAACGACGTGATGCTCCTCGCCGGGGTCACGGACTCGGACGAGGCCCTGTTCGCCTTCGCCGAGGCGCGGGAGCAGCCGGGTCTGCGGGCGTCGGCCCCGATGCGCCTCGCCGCCCTCACCGCGACCCGTACGGTGTCGCTCGAGCTGGACGGCCTGTGGCTGCCGGAGGAGGCGGTCGTGCTGCGCATCCCCTACGCGCAGTGGGCGGCCACGGACCGCGCGAAGACCGTCGACGCCAACCCGGCGGTATTCGGCATCACGGAGACGGCCCTCACCCTGCTGGACGAGAACACGGCGGCCCCGCTGCGCGCCCGTCTCACGGCCGTCCGCGCCCGGGCCTACGCCCTGGCCGACCGTGCGGGACCCCAGGAACACCTTTCGGAGCGCCTGGCCCTGAGGACCCGGGCCCACGGGGTGATGCAGGCCGCCACCACGGCGGCGGTGGTGACCGGAGGCGGCCGCTCCATGCTGCTGACCGGCAGGGCCCAACGTCTCGCGAGGGAAGCCCTGTTCCTCATGGTCCAGGCCCAGACACGGGAGTCACGCGCCGCGCACCTCGGCGCGCTGGCCGGGTGA